The genomic interval GTGAACTCCTCGATCAACCGATCAGTCGCCAACAAGGCTGGGTCTACCTGCGCCAGCTAGGATGGCGTCTGCGGGTACCTAGGCCCCAGCATCAAGACGCCGACCTCGACGCTCAGGACGCTTGGAGAAAAAAACTTCAGGAGAACGTCGAGCACCTTCAGCAGACCTATCCCGA from Leptolyngbya sp. CCY15150 carries:
- a CDS encoding winged helix-turn-helix domain-containing protein, with product ELLDQPISRQQGWVYLRQLGWRLRVPRPQHQDADLDAQDAWRKKLQENVEHLQQTYPDADVEVWCEDEHRMGLCPIIRRIWVEAGDCPTAIVNWKREWLWLYGF